The sequence below is a genomic window from Deinococcus sp. Marseille-Q6407.
CATTCGGTTCTGCTGGAAAGTGGAAAGCCGGCTGGTCTCAGCGCTTACTGCTCGTAGACCCGGCCCTTCCACTTGACCTTGCGGCGAATGGCCTTGTGGTAAACTGGCAGCTGCAGCAGCGGACCTATCGGTCCCAGCAGGCCCTCGGCCAGGTCGGCCGGCCGGCGGCGCCCGGCGGTCCAGGCCACCGCCGAACGCTCCAGCAGCCCGGTGACGCGCAGCAGCCGCGCTCCCGGGAAGTCCAGCATCCAGGGCAGGGTGTACACGCAAAATTGCCCGGCCAGCGCCACGCTCAGCAGCAGGCGCGAATTGCCGTGCACCGGCAGCCAGCTTTTGGCGTAGCCGTTGACCGATGAAGCGTAATCCTGGTACATCCGCACCCCGATGCGCTCGCCGCCCAGTGCTCCCAGCACCCGGTACCCCCGTGCCTTGAGCCGTTTGGCGAACAGCACGTCTTCCAGCACATCGCCCTGCACCAGCTGATGCCCGCCCACCGCGTCGTAGCTGGAGCGGCGGAACACCATCACCTGTCCCACCGCTGTCGCGGTCGCTACCAGCGGCAGGCGCATGGCCGGGTAGGGCAGCAGGGTCAGCAGGTAGAGGTCGATATAAGGGGTGATCAGGCGCTCGCCGGCGCTGCCCACGTCCTGGCGGGGCCAGCAGCTCAGCAGGTCGGCGCCCGAGCGTTCCAGCTCGGCCAGCACGGCGTCCAGGGCGCCAGCATGCCATTCCACATCGGCATCCACGAAAATCAGCACCTCGCCGCTGGCCGCCTGTGACAGCTGCTGACAGGCCCAGTTCTTGCCCGACCAGCCGTCTGGCAGCGGTGCACCGCTGATGACCCGGGCGCCCGGCACGCCGCGGCACAGGTCACGGGCCAGGTCGCCGGTGCCGTCGCTGCTGTTGTCGTCCAGCAGAATCACCTCGTCGGCGCCTTGGCTTAGCAGACCTTGCAGCAGCTTGGGGACGTTGTGGGCCTCGTCGCGGGCCGGGGTCAGCAGAGAGACGCGGGGCCGCTGCCGCAGTGGCGCGTGGGGCCGGTCCAGCCGGGGAAACCGGCGGGCGTTGACGGCCAGTGTCACGGCCCGGTAAGCGGTGTAGCCCAGGGTCATGCCCACCAGCAGCCCCTGCGCCAGCGAGGCGGCGCGCTGCCGCCGGCTCATGGCCGGCCGCCGGTCAGGGGGCAGGCTGAAGAGGGCAGGCAGATGCACAGGCGCGGGGCAGAAAACCGCAGACGCCGGGGGGCGGAAGTCGGGCGAACAGGGGTGCGGGGCTGCATCTCGCCCGCAGTATGCCGCACGGTTCTAAGAGTTACGTCAGACCTTGGTGTCTGGCCGTGTGTCTGGCCGTGGCGCTGCCCAGTCGGCTCGGCCCGGTATTTCAGGCCAGAGCAAAAAAAACCCCCAGCTTCAGCCGGGGGCACAGAGCAAAAGTTGCCGTTTAGCGCAGGATACGCAGGGCCTTGAGAATGGCGATCAGCACCACGCTGCCCACCACACCCCAGACGATGCTCCAGAAGTTGAAGCCGGAGCCGGCCACCTGGGCGCCGCCGATATGAAATACGTTGCCGAACAGCCATTGGGCC
It includes:
- a CDS encoding glycosyltransferase family 2 protein gives rise to the protein MSRRQRAASLAQGLLVGMTLGYTAYRAVTLAVNARRFPRLDRPHAPLRQRPRVSLLTPARDEAHNVPKLLQGLLSQGADEVILLDDNSSDGTGDLARDLCRGVPGARVISGAPLPDGWSGKNWACQQLSQAASGEVLIFVDADVEWHAGALDAVLAELERSGADLLSCWPRQDVGSAGERLITPYIDLYLLTLLPYPAMRLPLVATATAVGQVMVFRRSSYDAVGGHQLVQGDVLEDVLFAKRLKARGYRVLGALGGERIGVRMYQDYASSVNGYAKSWLPVHGNSRLLLSVALAGQFCVYTLPWMLDFPGARLLRVTGLLERSAVAWTAGRRRPADLAEGLLGPIGPLLQLPVYHKAIRRKVKWKGRVYEQ
- a CDS encoding GlsB/YeaQ/YmgE family stress response membrane protein, which codes for MSWIITILVGALAGWLASLIMKTDAQQGAIANILIGVVGAALAQWLFGNVFHIGGAQVAGSGFNFWSIVWGVVGSVVLIAILKALRILR